The following coding sequences are from one Arcobacter nitrofigilis DSM 7299 window:
- a CDS encoding HAD-IIB family hydrolase, with the protein MLPKDTKTDYLIFTDLDGTLLDHKTYDFNEAKEILEYISEQKIPLIIVTSKTKDEVIELQKRLGISYPFIIENGAGIFIPKEKSFELISLGKSYETTITSFKKYSKEFPIKGFHEMSDEEVSLYTGLSKDKSNKAKKRTFSEPFILKDEMNIEKLKQLVLEDGFDVVKGGRFYHLITFGQDKAKAVIEMKKYYENLYNKSFKTIALGDGENDITMLKCVDIPILIKKYDGSFINCKINNLIKSRFIGPKGWNDSLKGVLNVK; encoded by the coding sequence ATGTTACCAAAAGATACTAAAACGGACTATTTGATTTTTACAGATTTAGATGGAACTTTATTGGATCATAAAACTTATGATTTTAATGAAGCTAAAGAGATACTTGAATATATAAGTGAACAAAAAATACCATTAATAATCGTCACAAGTAAAACAAAAGATGAGGTTATAGAATTACAAAAAAGACTAGGTATTTCTTATCCTTTTATTATAGAAAATGGGGCTGGAATATTTATTCCAAAAGAGAAAAGTTTTGAGCTTATCTCTTTAGGTAAAAGTTATGAGACTACTATTACTTCCTTTAAAAAATATTCAAAAGAGTTCCCTATTAAGGGATTTCATGAAATGAGTGATGAAGAGGTCTCTTTATATACAGGACTTTCAAAAGATAAATCAAATAAAGCAAAAAAAAGGACTTTTAGTGAGCCTTTTATTTTAAAAGATGAGATGAATATAGAAAAGTTGAAACAATTAGTTTTAGAAGATGGCTTTGATGTGGTAAAAGGGGGAAGATTTTATCACTTAATTACTTTTGGACAAGATAAAGCAAAGGCAGTAATTGAGATGAAAAAGTATTATGAAAACTTGTATAATAAAAGTTTTAAGACAATTGCTTTAGGTGATGGTGAAAATGATATTACTATGTTAAAATGTGTAGATATTCCAATTTTAATAAAAAAATATGATGGTTCATTTATAAATTGTAAAATAAATAATCTTATAAAATCAAGATTTATTGGTCCAAAAGGTTGGAATGATAGTTTAAAAGGGGTTTTAAATGTTAAATAA
- a CDS encoding glycerate kinase type-2 family protein — MLNKKDLENVFLSILDDIHPKKLIKKQCKFENDKFYINAESIEIPKNKKIHILGSGKAVLSMAEALYEIMEDKIEKALLVGAYENNLKKQDLTYIKSTHPLPSEKSVEGAKALVKEFKSLGEDDFFIYLLSGGNSALVELPADEISLEEFQKTTKLMLENSMPIESINCVRKHISQVKGGRLARFTKAKGVVLTLSDVLGDNLEAIGSAPLFFDSSTFQDAFDALNKYNIFEKVPDSVQSYLKKALNSKDLETPKSESQKIKHCLIGSNDILLNVAKNLLEKENLNPIIVDEKIDDDVEIVCKNLLQFCKEKKEGCFIFGGEATVNVSGTGKGGRNQHLVLSFLDSYPKDEDIIFLSAASDGIDGNSDASGAIIDKDTLKKVEELNLDIKAYMKNFDSNTFFDKLNQLLKPGPTHNNMLDIVIIFINSNKNKGDKNV, encoded by the coding sequence ATGTTAAATAAAAAAGACTTAGAAAATGTTTTTTTATCAATATTAGATGATATTCATCCAAAAAAACTCATAAAAAAACAGTGCAAGTTTGAAAATGATAAATTTTATATAAATGCTGAATCTATTGAGATACCAAAAAATAAAAAGATTCATATCTTAGGCTCTGGAAAAGCAGTACTTAGTATGGCTGAGGCTTTATATGAAATTATGGAAGACAAAATTGAAAAAGCTCTTTTAGTAGGAGCTTATGAAAATAATTTAAAAAAACAAGATCTCACATATATAAAAAGTACCCATCCTCTACCTAGTGAGAAAAGTGTAGAAGGGGCAAAAGCTTTAGTAAAAGAGTTTAAATCTTTGGGTGAAGATGATTTTTTTATATATTTATTATCAGGAGGAAACTCTGCTTTAGTAGAACTCCCAGCAGATGAAATAAGTCTTGAAGAGTTTCAAAAAACAACAAAACTAATGTTAGAAAACTCTATGCCAATAGAATCAATAAATTGTGTGAGAAAACATATTTCTCAAGTAAAAGGTGGAAGATTAGCAAGATTTACAAAAGCAAAAGGAGTAGTTTTAACTCTAAGTGATGTTTTAGGGGATAATTTAGAAGCTATTGGTTCCGCACCACTTTTTTTTGATAGTAGCACTTTTCAAGATGCTTTTGATGCTTTAAATAAATATAATATATTTGAAAAAGTACCAGATTCTGTACAAAGTTACTTAAAAAAAGCTCTCAATTCAAAAGATTTAGAGACTCCTAAGAGTGAATCTCAAAAAATAAAACATTGTCTAATAGGTTCAAATGATATTTTACTCAATGTTGCTAAGAATCTTTTAGAAAAGGAAAACTTAAATCCAATCATAGTTGATGAAAAGATAGATGATGATGTTGAAATTGTATGTAAAAATCTTCTACAATTTTGTAAAGAAAAAAAAGAGGGATGTTTTATTTTTGGTGGAGAAGCAACTGTAAATGTTAGTGGTACTGGAAAAGGTGGACGAAATCAACATCTTGTTTTAAGTTTCTTAGATTCTTATCCAAAGGATGAAGATATAATTTTTTTAAGTGCTGCAAGTGATGGTATAGATGGAAATTCAGATGCAAGTGGGGCAATAATAGATAAAGACACACTAAAAAAAGTAGAAGAGTTAAACTTAGATATAAAAGCTTATATGAAAAATTTTGATTCAAATACTTTTTTTGATAAATTAAATCAACTTTTAAAACCAGGTCCCACACATAATAATATGTTAGATATTGTGATTATATTTATAAATTCAAATAAAAACAAAGGAGATAAAAATGTCTGA
- a CDS encoding glycosyltransferase family protein, with product MSDFFQNGVITTLQKLGDRTLEDMERELLRFSQRRRMVLLLPALYSEFQTPSMHKIIDELKNVKYLYKIILGLDQATKEQFEEVKELMSILPCEVDILWNDGPNIKELYDDLTREGFPGLETPGKGRNVWTMMGYGLADKDAYAFALHDCDIVNYNREIPARLFFPIVHPALDFEFNKGFYSRVTNKLHGRATRLLYTPLLNSLKKVYGGNRYLDYMESFRYSLSGEFSFIRSLGRGIGISPTWGLEVSTLSEVYKNTSNRRICQTEIMESYEHKHQELSSQSEGGGIYKMANDIAKTIFRVMAQEGVVFSSSSFKTLLATYFQESRFEISKYNALSKLNALDYNREKEIEAVNTFQDAIKKAAEEFYEDPMGIPSLSSWITVRSVMPEFSAKFIKYVKEDNE from the coding sequence ATGTCTGATTTTTTTCAAAATGGTGTGATAACAACTCTGCAAAAGTTAGGGGATAGAACACTTGAAGATATGGAAAGAGAGCTTTTAAGGTTTAGTCAAAGAAGAAGAATGGTTCTTTTACTTCCTGCCCTTTATTCAGAGTTTCAAACTCCCTCTATGCATAAAATCATAGATGAATTAAAAAATGTAAAGTATCTTTACAAGATTATTTTAGGACTTGACCAAGCTACAAAAGAGCAGTTTGAAGAGGTAAAAGAACTTATGTCTATACTTCCTTGTGAGGTTGATATTTTATGGAATGATGGACCAAATATTAAAGAACTTTATGATGATCTGACAAGAGAGGGCTTCCCTGGACTTGAAACACCAGGAAAAGGAAGAAATGTTTGGACCATGATGGGTTATGGTTTAGCTGATAAAGATGCTTATGCTTTTGCTCTTCATGATTGTGATATTGTAAATTATAATAGAGAAATTCCTGCACGTCTTTTTTTCCCAATAGTTCACCCAGCACTTGATTTTGAATTTAATAAAGGATTTTATTCAAGGGTTACAAATAAACTTCATGGAAGAGCTACAAGGTTGCTTTATACTCCTTTATTAAATTCCCTTAAAAAAGTTTATGGAGGGAATAGATATTTAGATTATATGGAGAGTTTTAGATACTCATTATCAGGAGAATTTTCATTTATAAGATCTCTTGGTCGCGGTATTGGTATTTCTCCTACTTGGGGATTAGAAGTTTCAACTTTAAGTGAAGTATATAAAAATACTTCAAATAGAAGAATTTGCCAAACAGAGATAATGGAAAGTTATGAACACAAACACCAAGAATTAAGCAGCCAAAGTGAAGGTGGTGGTATTTATAAAATGGCAAATGATATTGCAAAAACTATTTTTAGGGTTATGGCTCAAGAGGGAGTCGTTTTTTCTTCTAGCTCTTTTAAAACCTTACTTGCAACATATTTTCAAGAATCAAGATTTGAAATATCAAAATATAATGCACTAAGTAAATTAAATGCACTAGATTATAATAGGGAAAAAGAGATTGAAGCAGTAAATACTTTTCAAGATGCTATAAAAAAAGCAGCAGAAGAGTTTTATGAAGACCCAATGGGTATTCCATCATTATCATCTTGGATTACAGTTCGTTCTGTTATGCCAGAATTTTCTGCAAAATTTATTAAATATGTAAAGGAGGATAATGAATGA
- a CDS encoding sugar phosphorylase — protein sequence MKGPKHISDPKHTINKRLHRLYPEEIAQRAVNDIIDLIFKYKQRIKPSDYRLSQKDIILITYGDQVSKLHEPSLETLNNFMNDHLKGVINSIHILPFYPYSSDDGFSVVNYNAVDPHMGSWREIESISKDYRLMVDGVINHISQFSDWFKAYLAGDPYFQDFFINVDPSIDLSKVVRPRATPLLSEFIDDEGKIKNIWTTFSKDQVDLNYKSHRVLRNVLDALFYYIEKGATLIRLDAIAFIWKEIGTSCVHLPQTHELIQLMREVLHEVAPEVIIITETNVPHNENISYFGSGEDEAQMVYNFALPPLLLHSILNSNTKKLTAWAKTLTLPSDKVCFFNFTASHDGIGMRPIKGILEDEEIENLVKTVEDHGGLVSYRAEEDGSQTPYELNCSYIDALTHPKEDQYLRVKRMLVTQAAVLAMPGVPGIYFHSLVGSKNYHDGVKHTGVNRTINREKYNIDWLENELSSQGTLAKTMFDSYKRLISIRISEEAFNPFGEFEILDLDDRLFVIDQSCCGNENRIVAIHNFSNEEVMCKLPVSISLPLCDILSSNCMSKNEEKTEKMNEIKLEPYQIMWLKGKI from the coding sequence ATGAAAGGACCAAAACATATATCAGATCCCAAACATACTATAAATAAAAGACTTCATCGTTTATATCCAGAAGAGATAGCACAAAGGGCTGTAAATGATATCATTGATTTAATTTTTAAATATAAACAAAGAATTAAACCAAGTGATTATCGTCTAAGCCAAAAAGATATTATTTTGATAACTTATGGTGACCAAGTATCAAAACTCCATGAGCCATCTTTAGAGACTTTGAATAATTTTATGAATGACCATCTAAAAGGTGTAATAAATTCTATTCATATTTTACCCTTTTATCCATATTCAAGTGATGATGGCTTTTCAGTTGTTAATTATAATGCCGTTGATCCTCATATGGGTTCATGGAGAGAAATTGAGTCAATAAGTAAAGATTATAGACTTATGGTAGATGGAGTTATAAATCATATCTCTCAATTTTCTGATTGGTTTAAAGCCTATTTAGCAGGTGATCCATATTTTCAAGACTTTTTTATCAATGTTGATCCTTCAATTGATTTAAGTAAGGTTGTTCGTCCTAGAGCAACGCCGCTATTAAGTGAATTTATTGATGATGAGGGAAAGATAAAAAATATCTGGACAACCTTTAGTAAAGACCAAGTTGATTTAAACTACAAAAGTCATAGGGTCTTACGAAATGTTTTGGATGCACTTTTTTATTATATAGAAAAAGGGGCAACACTAATTAGACTTGATGCCATAGCCTTTATTTGGAAAGAGATAGGGACCTCTTGTGTTCATCTTCCCCAAACCCATGAACTAATACAACTCATGCGTGAGGTTTTACATGAAGTAGCACCTGAAGTTATTATTATCACAGAAACAAATGTTCCTCACAATGAAAATATTTCATACTTTGGGAGTGGAGAAGATGAGGCTCAGATGGTATATAACTTTGCTTTGCCTCCTTTATTATTACACTCAATTCTAAACTCAAATACTAAAAAACTAACTGCATGGGCGAAAACTTTAACTCTTCCTAGTGATAAGGTTTGTTTTTTTAACTTTACTGCAAGCCATGATGGGATAGGTATGCGTCCTATAAAAGGTATTTTAGAAGATGAAGAGATTGAAAATCTAGTAAAAACTGTAGAAGACCATGGGGGATTAGTATCTTATAGAGCAGAAGAAGATGGAAGTCAGACTCCATATGAATTAAACTGCTCTTATATAGATGCTCTTACTCACCCAAAAGAAGACCAATACCTAAGAGTAAAAAGAATGTTAGTAACTCAAGCAGCTGTTTTAGCAATGCCAGGTGTTCCAGGAATTTATTTTCACTCTTTGGTGGGTTCTAAAAATTATCATGATGGGGTTAAACATACAGGTGTAAATCGTACAATAAATAGAGAAAAATATAATATTGATTGGTTGGAAAATGAACTTTCAAGTCAAGGAACTCTTGCAAAAACAATGTTTGATTCATATAAAAGACTTATATCTATACGAATAAGTGAAGAAGCATTTAATCCATTTGGAGAGTTTGAAATTCTAGATTTAGATGATAGACTTTTTGTTATAGATCAATCTTGTTGTGGTAATGAAAATAGAATTGTAGCAATACATAATTTCTCAAATGAAGAGGTTATGTGTAAGTTACCTGTTTCTATTTCCTTACCACTTTGTGATATACTTTCTTCAAACTGTATGTCAAAAAATGAAGAAAAAACAGAAAAAATGAATGAAATAAAATTAGAGCCATATCAAATTATGTGGCTAAAAGGCAAAATTTAA
- the galU gene encoding UTP--glucose-1-phosphate uridylyltransferase GalU translates to MNAKDKTITSCLFPAAGYGTRFLPATKAMPKEMLPVLTKPLIQYGVEEAMEAGCDIMSVITGRGKRAITDHFDISYELEHQIQGSSKEKMLADIRNIIDKCTFTYTRQNEMKGLGDAIYKGKVLVGDINPFAVILADDLCVNPKGDGILAQMVKLYNKYKCCIVACMEVPKEDVHKYGVIEGNQIEDGVFMVSNMVEKPDNDKAPSNLAVIGRYILTPDIFEVIQNTKPGKNGELQITDALCTQAKKGMVMAYKFQGKRFDCGSVDGFVEATNYFYNLENKKK, encoded by the coding sequence ATGAACGCTAAAGATAAAACAATAACAAGTTGTCTATTTCCAGCAGCTGGATATGGAACAAGATTTCTTCCAGCAACAAAAGCTATGCCAAAAGAGATGTTACCAGTTCTTACAAAACCCTTGATTCAGTATGGAGTTGAAGAGGCGATGGAAGCTGGTTGCGACATTATGTCTGTTATTACAGGGCGAGGGAAAAGAGCTATAACAGATCATTTTGATATCTCTTATGAGTTAGAACACCAAATACAAGGTTCATCAAAAGAGAAAATGTTAGCTGATATTAGAAATATTATTGATAAATGTACATTTACTTATACTAGACAAAATGAGATGAAAGGTTTAGGAGATGCTATTTATAAGGGTAAAGTTTTAGTAGGAGACATTAATCCTTTTGCAGTAATCCTTGCAGATGACCTTTGTGTAAATCCAAAGGGTGATGGTATTTTAGCTCAAATGGTAAAACTTTATAATAAATATAAATGTTGTATCGTAGCTTGTATGGAAGTACCCAAAGAAGATGTACATAAATATGGGGTAATAGAAGGTAATCAAATAGAAGATGGTGTTTTTATGGTATCAAATATGGTTGAAAAGCCTGATAATGATAAAGCTCCATCAAATTTAGCTGTTATAGGAAGATATATTTTAACACCAGATATTTTTGAAGTAATTCAAAATACAAAACCTGGTAAAAATGGAGAGTTACAAATTACTGATGCTTTATGTACACAAGCAAAAAAAGGTATGGTAATGGCTTATAAATTCCAAGGAAAAAGATTTGATTGTGGTAGTGTTGATGGTTTTGTTGAAGCTACAAACTATTTTTATAATTTAGAGAATAAAAAGAAATAA
- the zwf gene encoding glucose-6-phosphate dehydrogenase, with protein MNTKNNLCDFILFGGHGDLAFRKLMPALYHLCKDKYISSESRIITVSRKEISIDEHIKLIEDKLNEFLSEEKIDEEFFKIFKKQLLMVTIDFADEKSYEKLQTILNEHSDRERINYLSTSPDFFGTICKSLNHWNLISQQTRVVLEKPLGRDLKSSQEINKEVLKYFEEDQIYRIDHYLGKDTVQNIMALRFSNRLFVPLWNSNHIDHVQITVAESVGVENRWGYYNEYGALRDMIQNHLMQLLCLIAMEPPCSLEANSVRDEKVKVLRSFRNINDEDIKTKTVRAQYKAGSSDGKTVPGYLDGKEEGSNTETFAAIRVDIDNWRWNGVPFYIRSGKRLQRRNSEIVIQFKTIPHSIFGEDETSINANRLVITLQPKESIELKLMNKIPGLSDSMKLQQVDLELNSPHNSDRKPDAYERLILDVVRSNPTLFMRLDEVETAWKWADKIIEGWEKNLSPMKTYTAGSDGPSAAIQLIAKDGRSWNDE; from the coding sequence ATGAATACAAAAAATAATCTATGTGATTTTATACTTTTTGGTGGACATGGTGATTTGGCATTTAGAAAACTTATGCCTGCACTTTATCATCTATGTAAAGATAAATATATCTCAAGTGAAAGTAGAATAATAACAGTCTCAAGAAAAGAGATAAGCATAGATGAACACATAAAGCTTATAGAAGATAAATTAAATGAATTTTTAAGTGAAGAAAAGATTGATGAAGAGTTTTTCAAAATCTTTAAAAAACAACTTCTTATGGTAACTATAGACTTTGCAGATGAAAAATCATATGAAAAATTGCAAACTATTTTAAATGAACATAGTGATAGAGAGAGAATAAATTATCTATCAACTTCACCTGATTTTTTTGGAACTATTTGTAAGTCATTAAATCACTGGAATTTAATAAGTCAACAAACAAGAGTTGTACTAGAAAAACCTTTAGGTAGGGATTTAAAATCATCACAAGAGATAAATAAAGAGGTTTTAAAATATTTTGAAGAGGACCAAATATATAGAATTGACCACTATTTAGGTAAAGACACCGTTCAAAATATCATGGCTTTGAGATTTTCAAATAGACTTTTTGTTCCACTTTGGAATTCTAACCACATAGACCATGTACAAATAACAGTTGCAGAAAGTGTTGGTGTTGAGAATCGTTGGGGTTATTATAATGAGTATGGAGCCTTGAGGGATATGATTCAAAATCACCTTATGCAACTACTTTGTTTAATCGCTATGGAGCCTCCTTGTTCACTTGAAGCAAATAGTGTAAGGGATGAAAAAGTAAAAGTATTACGTTCTTTTAGAAATATAAATGATGAAGATATCAAAACGAAAACGGTAAGAGCTCAATATAAAGCTGGTTCTTCAGATGGAAAAACAGTTCCAGGATATCTTGATGGAAAAGAGGAAGGAAGTAATACAGAAACTTTTGCAGCCATTAGAGTTGATATAGATAATTGGAGATGGAATGGAGTACCTTTTTATATAAGAAGTGGTAAACGTCTTCAAAGAAGAAATTCTGAGATTGTAATTCAGTTTAAAACTATTCCTCACTCTATATTTGGTGAAGATGAGACTTCAATAAATGCGAATAGATTAGTAATAACTCTACAACCAAAAGAGAGTATTGAGTTAAAGCTTATGAATAAAATCCCAGGGTTAAGTGATAGTATGAAACTTCAACAAGTGGATTTAGAACTAAACTCACCCCATAATAGTGATAGAAAACCTGATGCTTATGAAAGACTTATTTTAGATGTGGTTCGCTCTAATCCTACGCTTTTTATGAGACTTGATGAGGTAGAAACTGCTTGGAAATGGGCAGATAAGATTATAGAGGGTTGGGAAAAGAATCTCTCACCTATGAAAACATATACAGCCGGAAGTGATGGACCAAGTGCCGCTATTCAATTAATCGCAAAAGATGGAAGAAGTTGGAACGATGAATGA
- the pgl gene encoding 6-phosphogluconolactonase has product MNEFKEFFSSEGLAQNLASDIALILKNSIETEGKATLLVSGGNTPKLFFQKLSNINIQWEKVTIGLVDERWVENDSKDSNEVLVKENLLKNLARKAHFVGLYVKGLSAESAQNISSKIYENEFEKVDVLVLGMGTDGHTASLFPNNERLKEAYDLTNENFCISIEPTTVPYTRMSLILKKILEAKNIILHIEGKEKLEVYNSAINANDIYKYPISSVLNQTDKKIKVYYS; this is encoded by the coding sequence ATGAATGAATTTAAAGAATTTTTTTCAAGTGAAGGATTAGCACAAAACCTAGCTTCTGATATTGCTTTGATATTAAAAAATAGTATAGAAACTGAGGGGAAAGCGACGCTTTTAGTATCAGGTGGAAATACTCCAAAGCTATTTTTTCAAAAACTTTCAAACATAAATATTCAATGGGAAAAGGTAACCATAGGATTAGTAGATGAAAGATGGGTTGAAAATGATTCTAAAGATAGTAATGAGGTTTTAGTAAAAGAAAACTTACTTAAGAATCTTGCTAGAAAAGCCCATTTTGTTGGACTTTATGTAAAAGGATTAAGTGCAGAGTCTGCCCAAAATATCTCTTCAAAAATATATGAAAATGAGTTTGAAAAAGTAGATGTTTTGGTTTTAGGTATGGGTACTGATGGACACACTGCCTCATTATTTCCTAATAATGAAAGGCTAAAAGAGGCTTATGATTTAACAAATGAAAATTTTTGTATTTCAATTGAACCAACAACAGTTCCTTATACAAGAATGAGTTTAATATTAAAGAAAATTTTAGAAGCTAAAAATATAATATTACATATAGAAGGAAAAGAAAAACTTGAAGTATATAATAGTGCTATAAATGCAAATGATATTTATAAATATCCAATTAGTTCAGTTTTAAATCAAACTGATAAAAAAATAAAGGTTTATTACTCATGA
- the edd gene encoding phosphogluconate dehydratase, translating to MNKIIEEVTNKIIKRSQKSRKIYLSRINEAKKNSVNRATLDCANLAHAIAPMTNEEKAYLSDMKSFNMGIVTAYNDMLSAHEPYAAYPDILKKELLKHSSTAQVAGGVPAMCDGVTQGQAGMELSLFSRDNIAMGTAIALSHNTYDGAFYLGICDKIVPGLMIGALSFGHLPAIFVPSGPMPSGISNKEKAKVRQEFAQNKIDEKALFEVEKASYHSCGTCTFFGTANSNQMLLEMMGLQLPNGSFVNANTPLRYALTKKSAQTLINLCEKKISISDIVNEKTFVNAIIGLMATGGSTNHTIHLIAMAKAAGIVLTWEDFDDISKVTPLLCKMYPNGSADVNHFRDAGGMSVVIAQLLDLDLVHNDVQTVVGYGLDNFIKEPVLQDDELIFNDGEKSSKNIEVISSAKTPFSKEGGLKLLVGNLGKSVIKTSALKEEYLYIKAPAVVFNSQEELQKEFVKGKLEKDFIAVIRYQGPKANGMPELHKLMPPLGALQDKGFKVAIITDGRMSGASGKVASAIHLYPEAIEGGLIAKIENGDMIEMDVKNGTIKLLIDKEVLEKREVKQINLEKNRHGFGRELFSSIRENVSSSETGATIFKLVGEENL from the coding sequence ATGAATAAAATAATAGAAGAAGTAACAAACAAAATAATAAAAAGATCACAAAAAAGTAGAAAGATTTATCTATCTAGAATAAATGAAGCTAAAAAAAATAGTGTAAATAGAGCAACCTTAGATTGTGCCAATTTAGCCCATGCTATTGCTCCAATGACCAATGAAGAAAAAGCTTATTTAAGTGATATGAAATCTTTTAATATGGGAATTGTAACTGCTTATAATGATATGTTGTCAGCCCATGAACCTTATGCTGCATATCCTGATATCTTAAAAAAAGAGCTTTTAAAACATAGTTCGACTGCTCAAGTTGCAGGTGGAGTTCCAGCAATGTGTGATGGAGTAACTCAAGGGCAAGCAGGTATGGAATTATCACTTTTTTCTAGGGATAATATAGCTATGGGAACTGCAATTGCCCTGAGCCATAATACTTATGATGGAGCATTTTATTTGGGAATTTGTGACAAGATTGTTCCCGGATTAATGATTGGAGCTTTGAGTTTTGGACATTTACCAGCTATTTTTGTACCATCAGGTCCTATGCCTTCTGGTATTTCAAATAAAGAAAAAGCAAAAGTGAGACAAGAGTTTGCCCAAAACAAAATAGATGAAAAAGCACTTTTTGAAGTGGAAAAGGCATCTTATCATAGCTGTGGAACCTGTACTTTTTTTGGAACAGCAAATTCAAATCAAATGCTTTTGGAGATGATGGGCTTACAACTTCCTAATGGCTCTTTTGTAAATGCAAATACACCTTTAAGATATGCTTTGACAAAAAAATCAGCCCAAACTCTTATAAACCTATGTGAGAAAAAAATATCAATATCAGATATTGTAAATGAAAAAACTTTTGTAAATGCAATTATTGGACTTATGGCAACAGGAGGTTCAACAAATCACACTATTCATTTAATTGCTATGGCAAAAGCAGCTGGGATAGTTCTTACTTGGGAAGATTTTGATGATATTTCAAAAGTTACGCCATTACTTTGTAAAATGTATCCAAATGGAAGTGCAGATGTAAATCACTTTAGAGATGCGGGTGGAATGAGTGTAGTTATAGCCCAACTTCTTGACTTAGACTTAGTTCATAATGATGTTCAAACAGTTGTTGGATATGGTTTAGATAATTTTATCAAAGAACCAGTTTTACAAGATGATGAACTAATTTTTAATGATGGAGAAAAAAGTTCAAAAAATATAGAAGTAATCTCAAGTGCTAAAACTCCTTTTTCAAAAGAGGGTGGATTAAAACTTTTAGTGGGAAATCTTGGTAAAAGTGTTATAAAAACTTCAGCTTTGAAAGAAGAATATCTTTATATAAAAGCACCAGCTGTTGTATTTAATTCACAAGAAGAGTTACAAAAAGAGTTTGTAAAAGGAAAACTAGAAAAAGATTTTATTGCAGTTATAAGATATCAAGGACCAAAGGCAAATGGAATGCCAGAACTTCATAAACTAATGCCTCCCCTTGGAGCCTTACAAGATAAAGGTTTTAAAGTAGCAATTATAACAGATGGTAGAATGTCAGGGGCTTCTGGAAAAGTTGCCTCTGCAATACATCTTTATCCTGAGGCTATTGAAGGTGGACTTATAGCAAAAATTGAAAATGGTGATATGATAGAGATGGATGTAAAAAATGGCACAATAAAACTTCTAATTGATAAAGAAGTTTTAGAAAAAAGAGAAGTTAAACAGATAAATTTAGAAAAAAATAGACATGGTTTCGGACGAGAACTATTTTCAAGTATTAGAGAAAATGTAAGTTCAAGTGAAACCGGAGCAACTATTTTTAAACTTGTAGGAGAAGAAAACTTATGA
- the eda gene encoding bifunctional 4-hydroxy-2-oxoglutarate aldolase/2-dehydro-3-deoxy-phosphogluconate aldolase, producing the protein MNANDVMKISPIVPVIALDDIKDALPLAKALSEGGINIMEITLRTKAGLKAINLISKEMPSMNVGAGTVCNNVDLMEAKAVGAKFVFSPGISQELIDSAKKYKMTIIPGIATASEVMLAQNNGIYNCKLFPATISGGVDILKAFQGPFPKMKFCPTGGVNLENLNDFLSLKNVLCVGGTWIIPKDIIKSGDFNKITELCIEALAKIK; encoded by the coding sequence ATGAATGCAAATGATGTAATGAAAATATCACCAATAGTACCAGTTATTGCCCTTGATGATATAAAAGATGCTTTGCCTTTAGCAAAAGCTTTAAGTGAGGGTGGAATAAATATTATGGAGATAACTTTAAGAACAAAAGCTGGACTTAAAGCTATTAATCTTATCTCAAAAGAGATGCCATCTATGAATGTGGGAGCTGGAACAGTTTGCAATAATGTTGATTTGATGGAAGCAAAAGCAGTGGGTGCAAAATTTGTATTTTCTCCTGGAATTTCTCAAGAGTTAATAGATAGTGCAAAAAAATATAAGATGACAATTATTCCAGGAATTGCAACTGCTTCAGAAGTTATGCTTGCTCAAAATAATGGTATTTATAATTGTAAATTATTCCCTGCAACAATAAGTGGAGGAGTTGATATTTTAAAAGCTTTTCAAGGACCTTTTCCAAAAATGAAGTTTTGTCCCACAGGTGGAGTAAATCTAGAAAATCTAAATGACTTTTTATCTTTAAAAAATGTTTTATGTGTTGGTGGAACATGGATTATTCCAAAAGATATTATAAAAAGTGGTGATTTTAATAAGATTACAGAGTTATGTATTGAGGCACTAGCAAAAATAAAATAA